The following proteins are encoded in a genomic region of Gimesia algae:
- a CDS encoding sugar phosphate isomerase/epimerase family protein, producing MFVAASSRCFSDETFEVSCERLTDLEFDKIEIWMNEESDHLKPSEVVASPEDFYSRFREATRLTPIAFCLENDITPDAFKSLCKAAKMLRIAQITIPASPLGTPFNTEIDRLKALLEIASRDGIRLSIKTKTGQLTEDPRTATELCQSVKGLGLTLDPSYYTCGPYSTTSYDLVFPYVCHIHLRDSTTDQLQVPVGLGEIDYSRLISLLERQEYHQFLSVELLPELMKDADRALELRKLRMLLESVVI from the coding sequence GTGTTTGTAGCTGCATCATCACGTTGCTTTTCTGATGAAACATTTGAAGTCAGTTGTGAGCGTCTCACAGATCTGGAGTTCGACAAAATCGAAATCTGGATGAATGAAGAGAGCGATCATCTGAAACCATCTGAAGTCGTCGCGTCACCTGAAGATTTTTATTCACGTTTTCGGGAAGCCACCCGGCTCACTCCCATCGCCTTCTGCCTGGAGAACGACATCACACCGGATGCGTTTAAATCCTTGTGCAAGGCAGCCAAGATGTTGCGGATCGCACAGATCACCATCCCGGCTTCTCCACTGGGGACCCCGTTTAATACAGAAATTGACCGGCTTAAAGCATTACTGGAAATTGCCAGCCGCGATGGCATTCGACTTTCCATCAAAACCAAAACAGGGCAACTGACCGAAGACCCCCGTACTGCGACAGAACTCTGTCAGTCTGTGAAAGGTTTAGGCCTGACACTTGATCCGAGTTACTATACCTGTGGCCCTTACAGTACGACGTCATACGATCTGGTATTTCCGTATGTCTGCCACATTCATCTGCGCGATTCCACCACAGACCAGCTTCAGGTTCCCGTCGGACTGGGGGAGATCGATTACAGTCGCCTGATCAGCCTGCTGGAACGTCAGGAATATCACCAGTTCCTTTCAGTGGAACTTCTACCTGAGCTGATGAAAGATGCGGACAGGGCGCTGGAGCTGCGAAAACTCAGAATGCTGCTGGAATCCGTTGTGATCTGA
- a CDS encoding ABC transporter permease, with amino-acid sequence MSRIIRIVRLALKSLMLHKLRSGLTMLGIVFGVFSVIAMLAIGEGASAQAQKQVLELGATNVIVRSVKPPHEVTQSSTRSRVLQYGLLRSDYKILTETLPTITSAAPIREVDREIRYLKEAMNARVVGCTADYLEMNHLMLSQGRFLTGSDQEKLLNVTVIANEVANSLFKFEDPLGKSIRIGPMFYTVIGVTKDRTASAAIGGSLSGQDYNKDVYIPIKTLQAREGDLDIKNQAGSMTAEHIELNQITLRVNHKDAVLPTAQAIRETLDQSHPRTKDYAVVVPLELLKQAEQIRMIFNVVLGSIAAISLVVGGIGIMNIMLATVTERTREIGVRRALGARQRDIIEQFLTETIVLAGSGGLIGVVFGLLTPLSFLGIQWFVQNFVMEGNSAGSEVGRMFFDLHPQIAFWSLPVAFGISVTIGIISGIYPAISAARLDPIEALRHE; translated from the coding sequence ATGTCCCGTATTATTCGTATCGTTCGACTCGCTTTAAAAAGCTTAATGCTGCATAAGCTGAGGTCCGGACTGACGATGCTGGGGATTGTGTTCGGTGTGTTCTCCGTGATTGCGATGCTGGCGATTGGTGAAGGGGCCAGCGCCCAGGCACAGAAGCAGGTTCTTGAACTGGGGGCCACAAATGTCATCGTCCGTAGCGTCAAGCCGCCTCATGAAGTCACACAGTCTTCCACACGCAGCCGCGTTCTGCAGTACGGCCTGTTGCGTTCTGATTATAAAATTTTGACGGAAACTCTACCAACCATCACCAGTGCGGCTCCCATTCGCGAAGTGGACCGGGAAATTCGTTATCTCAAAGAAGCCATGAATGCCCGCGTTGTGGGATGCACCGCTGACTATCTGGAGATGAATCATCTGATGCTCTCGCAAGGGCGGTTCCTGACAGGCAGTGACCAGGAAAAACTGTTGAACGTGACCGTGATTGCCAACGAAGTGGCCAACAGTCTGTTTAAATTTGAAGACCCGCTCGGCAAGTCCATTCGTATCGGTCCCATGTTTTACACTGTGATAGGTGTTACGAAAGACAGGACAGCATCCGCAGCCATCGGCGGCAGTCTTTCCGGTCAGGATTATAACAAAGACGTCTATATTCCCATCAAAACCCTGCAGGCGCGCGAAGGGGATCTGGATATCAAAAATCAGGCTGGCAGTATGACAGCCGAACACATCGAACTCAATCAGATCACCCTGCGTGTGAATCATAAAGATGCTGTGCTGCCAACCGCCCAGGCAATTCGAGAGACACTCGATCAGTCACATCCGCGCACGAAAGACTATGCAGTAGTTGTGCCTTTGGAACTGTTAAAACAGGCGGAACAGATCCGAATGATCTTTAACGTCGTGTTGGGGTCGATCGCCGCCATCAGTCTGGTGGTGGGAGGCATCGGAATTATGAACATCATGCTGGCGACCGTCACCGAGCGGACACGTGAAATCGGTGTGCGACGTGCGCTGGGTGCGCGTCAAAGGGATATCATCGAGCAGTTCCTGACCGAAACCATTGTACTGGCCGGGTCGGGAGGGTTGATTGGCGTGGTCTTTGGATTACTGACCCCGCTTTCCTTTCTGGGGATTCAGTGGTTCGTACAGAACTTTGTCATGGAAGGGAACTCCGCGGGCTCGGAAGTCGGCCGTATGTTTTTTGATCTCCATCCCCAGATTGCCTTCTGGAGTCTGCCCGTTGCCTTTGGAATCTCTGTGACCATCGGAATTATCTCAGGGATTTACCCGGCGATTTCTGCAGCACGCCTTGATCCGATTGAAGCACTCAGGCACGAATAA
- a CDS encoding sulfatase family protein: MQRSALTRHLVQKHAINLVALIFLIPSVTDIYAAPKPNVIVIYADDLGYGDLACFGHPTIKTPALDQMAAEGMKFTQFYSAAPVCTPSRAALLTGRYPIRSGMCSDKRRVLFPDSGGGIPANEVTLAEALKTAGYKTACVGKWHLGHLPQFLPTSNGFDSYFGIPYSNDMDRSANHKLGRKIFLKPEVKFWNIPLMRDTEVVEQPADQTTITKRYTEEAIKLIQQNKRQPFFIYLAHSMPHVPLFRSPEFQDKSRRGLYGDVIEEIDWSVGQVLDELKTQGLEQNTIVWFCSDNGPWLIFNEQGGSAGLLRDGKGSTWEGGMREPTIAWWPGHIPSGSVSQELGSTMDIYTTSINLAGGTVPTDRVVDGVDLTSVLLNEENSPREEMVYYRGTKLMALRKGPWKAHFITKPAYGREPFQEHDPPVLYHLEHDPSEKYNVAQDHPDVIKELKMAAEQHQKTVKPVPSQLEIPLPN; encoded by the coding sequence ATGCAACGCTCAGCACTCACTCGTCACCTGGTACAGAAACACGCGATCAACCTTGTTGCCCTGATCTTCCTAATACCCTCAGTCACCGATATCTACGCAGCCCCCAAACCGAATGTCATTGTGATCTACGCGGACGATCTGGGTTATGGGGACCTGGCCTGCTTCGGACACCCCACCATTAAGACACCTGCTCTGGATCAGATGGCAGCAGAAGGGATGAAATTCACCCAGTTTTACTCGGCTGCTCCTGTATGCACCCCCAGTCGGGCAGCGTTGTTAACGGGTCGCTATCCAATTCGTTCAGGTATGTGCAGCGACAAACGACGAGTTCTGTTCCCCGATTCCGGCGGAGGAATTCCTGCAAATGAAGTCACACTCGCAGAAGCCTTGAAAACAGCCGGGTATAAAACGGCTTGTGTTGGTAAGTGGCATCTGGGCCATCTGCCTCAGTTTCTCCCTACCAGCAACGGCTTTGACAGCTACTTTGGAATTCCTTATTCCAACGACATGGATCGATCCGCAAACCACAAGCTGGGGCGCAAAATCTTCCTGAAACCGGAAGTCAAATTCTGGAATATTCCCCTGATGCGCGATACAGAAGTCGTTGAACAACCGGCTGACCAGACTACGATCACAAAACGCTATACAGAAGAGGCGATTAAGCTGATTCAGCAGAACAAGCGGCAGCCGTTCTTCATCTATCTCGCCCACAGCATGCCCCATGTACCGCTCTTTCGCTCCCCAGAATTTCAGGACAAGAGCCGGCGCGGATTGTATGGAGACGTGATTGAAGAAATTGACTGGAGTGTCGGCCAGGTTCTGGATGAACTCAAAACACAAGGACTGGAACAGAATACGATTGTCTGGTTTTGCAGCGATAATGGCCCCTGGCTGATCTTTAACGAGCAGGGCGGGTCAGCCGGCCTGCTACGGGATGGGAAAGGCAGTACGTGGGAAGGGGGGATGCGTGAACCAACGATCGCCTGGTGGCCCGGCCACATTCCTTCGGGTTCGGTATCGCAGGAACTGGGAAGTACGATGGACATCTACACCACATCCATTAATCTGGCGGGTGGAACGGTCCCGACCGACCGCGTGGTCGATGGAGTGGATCTCACCTCCGTATTATTGAATGAGGAAAACAGCCCGCGCGAGGAAATGGTCTACTATCGAGGGACTAAACTGATGGCATTACGAAAGGGTCCCTGGAAAGCGCACTTCATCACAAAACCTGCCTATGGTCGCGAACCATTCCAGGAACATGATCCACCGGTATTATACCATCTGGAACATGACCCTTCCGAAAAGTATAACGTGGCCCAAGACCATCCCGACGTCATCAAAGAGCTCAAAATGGCTGCAGAACAGCATCAGAAAACGGTAAAACCGGTTCCGTCACAGCTGGAAATCCCATTGCCGAATTAG
- a CDS encoding S1 RNA-binding domain-containing protein produces the protein MSSERPTTEEVNTSEEALEAKSPADQDQPAAPQESAAGVNEATSSAPTETPQAETPAESEAAAPQGADTAERKVQLKPKVDPAQFKAIPAKGSSSAPASKEGDAEPSVEPSQEQLQEAAMMQIAEAAEPVDIPPAVDDLDGDLEAELAAALSGQGAQELAKTLSDEELAAEAKSEDAETPATPAAKSGAAEEGIGEGDRLKGVVESINNDDVFIDLGAKAMGVPGMVPLRQFGDKTPLIGQEVDVKVTSIKEAEGLILLSLPRGHHKPAGDWDAVSAGQVVECVVNKSNKGGLEVNVGSLRGFLPASQVDLYFVGDLEPFVGQKLTVQITEVNPKKRNLVVSRRKYLEAEREEIQKELWEKLAIGQEHTGTVKNIKDYGAFVDLGGIDGFLHIGEISWNRIKHPKDALSEQQQINVKILKIDKEKNRISLGMKQLQQDPWQSVEDRYLTGSTVSGKVTRTTDFGAFIELEPGLEGLIHISELDHRRVKRVTEVLTNGQETSAKVLEVDPNRKRISLSIKALIDKPEAAVDAVEEQPTYERKRKGPLLGGNADESAGGGGGGLFGNPKDFK, from the coding sequence ATGAGTTCAGAACGACCAACTACTGAAGAAGTCAATACGAGTGAAGAAGCTTTGGAAGCGAAATCACCAGCCGACCAGGACCAGCCAGCGGCTCCACAGGAGTCCGCTGCCGGTGTGAATGAGGCAACCTCTTCAGCTCCCACTGAAACTCCTCAGGCAGAAACACCTGCGGAATCAGAGGCTGCTGCTCCACAGGGTGCGGACACAGCAGAACGCAAAGTCCAGTTGAAGCCTAAAGTGGATCCGGCTCAGTTCAAAGCAATTCCAGCAAAAGGTTCCAGTTCCGCTCCTGCTTCCAAAGAAGGAGATGCAGAACCGTCCGTTGAACCTTCACAGGAACAGCTTCAGGAAGCGGCCATGATGCAGATTGCAGAAGCAGCCGAGCCGGTCGATATTCCTCCTGCAGTGGATGACCTGGACGGTGATCTGGAAGCAGAACTCGCAGCGGCACTCTCGGGGCAGGGCGCACAGGAACTTGCCAAAACTCTGAGTGATGAAGAACTCGCCGCCGAAGCAAAATCAGAAGACGCTGAGACTCCTGCTACTCCTGCTGCAAAATCGGGGGCCGCGGAAGAAGGGATTGGAGAAGGAGATCGTTTGAAAGGGGTTGTGGAATCAATCAACAACGACGATGTCTTTATTGATCTCGGTGCAAAAGCAATGGGAGTACCCGGAATGGTGCCCCTGCGTCAGTTCGGCGACAAAACCCCTTTGATCGGACAGGAAGTAGATGTCAAAGTCACCAGCATTAAAGAAGCAGAAGGCTTGATCCTGCTCTCTCTGCCACGTGGACATCACAAACCTGCAGGTGACTGGGATGCTGTCTCTGCCGGTCAGGTCGTCGAATGTGTCGTCAATAAATCGAACAAAGGGGGGCTGGAAGTCAATGTGGGAAGCCTGAGAGGCTTTCTGCCCGCCAGCCAGGTCGATCTGTATTTTGTGGGTGACCTCGAACCTTTCGTAGGCCAGAAACTGACTGTTCAGATTACAGAAGTGAATCCCAAGAAACGTAATCTGGTTGTGAGTCGCCGTAAGTATCTCGAAGCAGAGCGCGAAGAAATTCAGAAAGAGCTGTGGGAAAAACTGGCCATCGGTCAGGAACATACCGGGACTGTGAAGAATATCAAAGACTATGGTGCCTTCGTGGATCTGGGAGGCATTGATGGCTTCCTGCACATTGGCGAGATCAGCTGGAATCGGATCAAGCATCCCAAAGACGCCTTGAGTGAGCAGCAGCAGATCAATGTGAAAATCCTCAAGATCGACAAAGAAAAGAACCGCATCAGCCTGGGAATGAAGCAGTTGCAGCAGGATCCCTGGCAATCGGTCGAGGACCGTTATCTTACCGGATCGACTGTCTCCGGCAAGGTGACCCGTACTACAGACTTTGGTGCTTTCATCGAGCTCGAACCAGGTCTGGAAGGCTTGATTCATATCAGCGAACTGGATCATCGTCGTGTAAAACGGGTAACGGAGGTTCTGACAAACGGTCAGGAGACTTCGGCGAAAGTACTGGAAGTCGATCCCAACCGGAAGCGGATCAGTCTGTCGATCAAAGCTTTGATCGACAAGCCAGAGGCAGCAGTGGATGCGGTTGAAGAGCAGCCCACTTACGAACGGAAACGCAAAGGACCACTCCTGGGTGGGAACGCGGATGAATCAGCCGGTGGTGGAGGCGGCGGTCTGTTTGGTAATCCTAAAGATTTCAAATAA
- a CDS encoding MarR family winged helix-turn-helix transcriptional regulator, translated as MEQESSTKFDAMSGPADWRSLQHHESVEQIDLLIRTAHLIRVALNQSFSQLEINEVRYSALKVIDSVTEAGCSQSELARKLGQSESNICTLIERMEGDQLVIRRQSQKDRRKRVLEVTEQGAQLLERVKTFHGIVSQRLLASLSADQRRQLNGMLQSLLKTAHIQRSQRETVKTFPDTDGPFPFQGTPAA; from the coding sequence ATGGAACAGGAAAGTAGTACGAAATTCGATGCAATGTCTGGTCCTGCTGACTGGCGTTCCCTGCAACATCATGAGAGCGTCGAGCAGATTGATCTTTTGATCCGCACCGCCCATTTGATCCGGGTTGCCTTGAATCAAAGTTTCTCGCAGCTGGAAATTAACGAAGTCCGCTATTCTGCATTGAAGGTGATCGACTCGGTCACCGAAGCCGGCTGTTCCCAATCGGAACTGGCGCGAAAGCTGGGGCAGTCCGAGTCCAATATCTGCACATTGATCGAACGCATGGAAGGCGACCAGCTGGTCATTCGTCGTCAGTCCCAGAAAGATCGACGGAAACGCGTGCTGGAAGTGACTGAGCAAGGCGCTCAATTGCTGGAACGGGTGAAGACCTTTCATGGCATCGTTTCGCAGCGACTGCTGGCATCACTCTCTGCCGATCAGAGAAGACAATTGAATGGCATGCTGCAATCATTATTAAAGACTGCACATATTCAGCGTTCTCAACGGGAAACCGTCAAAACATTTCCCGATACAGATGGGCCATTTCCCTTTCAGGGTACGCCCGCTGCTTAA
- a CDS encoding HlyD family efflux transporter periplasmic adaptor subunit, whose product MVEKGEVVCELDSSLLVDKEKQQQIQVTQTEAELKQAEENVEIQKTQNESDTSAAELALVLAKLDLEKFLKGESQRDLNVKEGAITKAREDLQRAEETFEFSKRIAKKGYKSQNDVEADRINVVKAEIDLEIAKEDLKVEKDYVQTRKHKELEADVDEKKRNLDRVIRQGIATQAQFDARLKASQLTYEVEKSELERIREQILACKLIAPQNGQVVYANQDSGRRSSGEDVIEEGTEVRERQSIIQLPDFSQMKVDARIHESKISMINQGLPVDIRVDAFPEQLYRGVVDQVSSVPISSNWMRPDLKEYKATIRILPDNGDITKLKPGLTAEIEIRVDQRPDILQVPVQSVITIGEQRYMFILMPGGTSERREVKIGQASDTMIEILSGIKVGEEVILNPRTHFADELIDLEEQLAMEKKKQAEKQGPGSGDAKPAGPAAGKAGGEKPRGESAEKKKPASGNAGSMLQRLDKNSDGKVSKDEAPERMQERFDELDANKDGFLDAGELSKLRGPGGGAGGSGGARPGGEKRP is encoded by the coding sequence ATGGTTGAGAAAGGGGAAGTGGTTTGTGAACTCGATTCATCCCTGCTGGTGGATAAAGAAAAACAGCAGCAGATTCAGGTAACACAGACGGAAGCAGAGCTGAAGCAGGCCGAAGAAAATGTTGAGATCCAGAAGACGCAAAATGAAAGCGATACGTCCGCTGCTGAGCTGGCGTTAGTGCTGGCGAAACTCGATCTGGAGAAATTCCTCAAAGGGGAATCTCAGCGAGATCTCAATGTGAAAGAAGGTGCCATTACCAAAGCGCGTGAGGACCTGCAGCGCGCCGAAGAAACATTCGAGTTCTCGAAACGGATCGCCAAAAAAGGTTATAAAAGTCAGAACGACGTCGAAGCCGACCGCATCAATGTGGTAAAAGCGGAGATTGATCTGGAGATTGCCAAAGAAGATCTCAAAGTAGAAAAAGATTACGTTCAGACCCGCAAACATAAAGAGTTGGAAGCAGACGTAGACGAAAAGAAACGAAACCTGGATCGTGTGATCCGTCAGGGCATTGCTACGCAGGCTCAGTTCGATGCACGCCTCAAAGCCAGCCAGTTAACTTATGAAGTCGAGAAAAGTGAACTGGAACGTATTCGTGAGCAGATCCTGGCCTGTAAACTGATTGCACCTCAAAATGGTCAGGTCGTTTATGCCAACCAGGACAGTGGCCGTCGCAGCAGTGGGGAAGATGTGATTGAAGAGGGGACAGAAGTCCGCGAACGTCAGTCCATCATTCAACTCCCCGACTTCTCGCAGATGAAAGTGGATGCCCGCATTCACGAATCAAAAATCAGTATGATCAATCAAGGTTTGCCTGTTGATATCCGCGTTGACGCCTTTCCGGAACAACTCTATCGAGGTGTTGTCGATCAGGTTTCCTCGGTGCCAATTTCTTCCAACTGGATGCGACCTGACTTAAAAGAATATAAAGCCACAATCCGAATTCTGCCTGACAATGGTGACATCACCAAGCTCAAGCCGGGTTTGACAGCCGAAATTGAAATTCGCGTTGATCAGCGCCCTGATATTCTACAGGTGCCGGTACAGTCGGTGATCACGATTGGCGAGCAGCGCTATATGTTTATTTTAATGCCAGGTGGAACGTCAGAACGCCGAGAAGTCAAAATCGGTCAGGCCAGTGATACCATGATCGAAATTCTATCTGGCATCAAAGTCGGTGAAGAAGTGATTCTAAATCCACGAACCCACTTCGCCGATGAACTGATCGACTTGGAAGAACAGCTGGCTATGGAAAAGAAAAAGCAGGCTGAGAAACAGGGGCCCGGTAGTGGGGATGCAAAGCCGGCTGGTCCCGCTGCTGGTAAAGCAGGCGGTGAAAAACCTCGTGGTGAATCGGCAGAGAAGAAAAAACCTGCCAGTGGAAATGCAGGCAGCATGCTGCAGCGTCTGGATAAGAACTCTGATGGAAAAGTCTCCAAGGATGAAGCTCCGGAACGCATGCAGGAACGCTTCGATGAACTGGATGCGAATAAGGACGGTTTCCTGGATGCCGGCGAACTCAGTAAGCTTCGCGGTCCCGGCGGGGGAGCAGGCGGTTCAGGAGGCGCGAGGCCCGGTGGAGAAAAACGACCATGA
- a CDS encoding TolC family protein, which yields MRRTSLISCCDTYKPVLSAAVMVCLVVLSVGCSPTFWADQANADSYEILAEKANDPAWEVPRYDVEPDPRSRFYDPYDPNHEPLPPDDPAANVYMHWLQCKKGYKSWHKFGRALSIENPDWLVQYGISPELSAEIAASGNSLPGTELPALEDVTLRETIDIANINSREYQFQIENLFLAALDLTFGRFQFDVRYLGVGGQNPQAELNRRRLANGTQELDLSSRMGVNQVLPSGAQWAVELANNTLWLFSGSNQTNSVSVLSYSLVQPLLFGAGRKVVLNNLTQDERNVLYQTRVLARFRKTFFTQNVAGGDGFLQLLQQLQVIYNERDNIKRLERQVEILRALSSQKPKVQSERLDKLPENWIIPPELVEKLEFDDEARMLSWKGEMTAEQEKRLLALSDEDDYQATVGELVQRIRTEVVTLDVAQLETRLAQSINRLRSLERAYQDALGRFKLFLGLPPNMPMSIDESLLKPFQLIDPLLPGIEQEIYDYVEVWAKVYVEDWEDPNLVPPTTAELLKVVEGLEVLQGRLEEDALLTLEQDIKNVDQLLGDSQEGVSEEILALRKRRFQSDEDRERVRQSTANDIRLYSGVRKEIQEMKSRLEGLKGFLSEETLSNDQKKRIILEMANLREDMLRTSQGMQVIEIGLRVELITLEPFTMDSTEAVRLGIENRLDLMNQRGFVMDARRLMEVRSNSLEAVLNVVVDGDISTPLGKNKPLDFRGSQAGLRAGIEFTAPLSLVQERNAYRESQIEYQRQRRTFMEAQDDVTFDIRQSWRQLNVLRQNFETSRVQIRLAALQYDSAVEATSDPAQAGRNQGLNLLNALSSVLEAQNSLISNWVNYEQNRLNIYRDMGIMEIDENGIWKDDFYQHRAGRIRPTNEHRQSTPGTTETRVTAAEDIQPVVFRPAAELNALTETEEPAQTPQ from the coding sequence ATGAGGCGCACAAGTCTGATTTCCTGTTGTGACACTTACAAACCAGTCCTCTCGGCCGCGGTGATGGTCTGTCTGGTCGTGCTGTCCGTCGGTTGCTCTCCCACATTCTGGGCTGATCAGGCCAACGCAGACAGTTATGAGATTCTGGCTGAGAAAGCCAACGACCCGGCATGGGAAGTTCCACGCTATGATGTGGAGCCGGATCCCCGCAGTCGGTTTTATGATCCGTACGATCCGAATCATGAGCCCCTGCCTCCCGACGATCCGGCGGCGAATGTTTACATGCACTGGTTACAGTGTAAAAAAGGTTATAAGAGCTGGCATAAATTTGGCCGTGCCCTCAGTATCGAAAACCCGGACTGGTTGGTGCAGTATGGGATCAGTCCTGAATTAAGTGCCGAAATCGCTGCTTCAGGCAATTCGTTACCCGGCACGGAATTACCGGCGCTGGAAGATGTCACACTGCGGGAAACAATTGATATTGCCAACATTAACAGTCGTGAGTATCAGTTTCAAATCGAAAATCTGTTCCTCGCTGCTTTGGATTTAACCTTTGGGCGTTTTCAGTTCGATGTGCGTTACCTGGGAGTGGGCGGTCAGAACCCTCAGGCCGAATTGAATCGCAGACGCCTGGCTAACGGGACTCAGGAACTGGATCTAAGCAGCCGAATGGGCGTCAATCAGGTTCTGCCCAGTGGTGCCCAATGGGCAGTTGAGCTGGCTAACAATACACTCTGGTTGTTTTCCGGATCGAATCAGACGAATTCTGTCAGTGTGCTTTCTTATTCCCTCGTGCAACCTCTGCTGTTTGGTGCAGGGCGGAAAGTCGTTTTGAACAACCTGACGCAGGATGAGCGAAATGTGTTGTATCAGACGCGAGTTCTGGCCCGCTTCCGTAAAACCTTTTTTACTCAGAACGTGGCAGGTGGGGATGGTTTTCTGCAATTGTTGCAACAGCTGCAGGTGATTTACAACGAGCGCGATAACATCAAGCGACTCGAACGCCAGGTGGAAATCCTCAGGGCACTCTCGTCACAAAAACCGAAAGTGCAGTCAGAGCGTCTTGATAAATTACCTGAGAACTGGATCATTCCACCAGAGCTGGTGGAGAAACTCGAATTCGATGACGAGGCGCGGATGCTCTCCTGGAAAGGGGAGATGACTGCAGAGCAGGAAAAACGTCTGCTCGCGCTCAGTGATGAAGATGATTATCAGGCGACCGTCGGCGAACTCGTGCAGCGGATTCGTACGGAAGTCGTCACACTGGATGTGGCCCAGTTGGAAACCAGGCTGGCGCAGTCGATCAACCGTTTGCGTTCTCTGGAACGGGCCTATCAGGATGCGCTGGGGAGATTCAAACTCTTTCTCGGTCTGCCCCCCAATATGCCCATGAGTATTGACGAATCTCTGCTCAAACCATTTCAGTTGATCGATCCCCTGCTGCCAGGTATCGAACAGGAGATCTATGACTATGTCGAAGTCTGGGCTAAGGTCTACGTGGAGGACTGGGAAGACCCCAATCTTGTCCCGCCAACCACTGCGGAACTGCTCAAGGTAGTGGAAGGTCTGGAAGTCTTGCAGGGACGTCTCGAAGAAGATGCTTTGCTGACGCTCGAGCAGGATATCAAAAATGTGGACCAGCTGCTGGGTGATAGCCAGGAGGGGGTCTCTGAGGAAATTCTGGCCTTACGCAAACGCCGATTCCAGTCGGACGAAGACCGTGAACGGGTCCGTCAAAGTACAGCAAATGATATACGATTGTATTCTGGGGTCCGTAAGGAAATTCAGGAGATGAAAAGTCGTCTGGAAGGGCTGAAAGGCTTTTTGAGTGAAGAAACGCTCTCTAACGACCAGAAAAAACGAATTATCCTGGAAATGGCCAATTTGCGGGAAGACATGCTTAGAACCTCGCAGGGAATGCAAGTGATCGAAATTGGCTTGCGAGTCGAACTCATTACACTGGAACCATTTACGATGGATAGTACTGAGGCAGTGCGTCTTGGTATCGAGAATCGTCTGGACCTGATGAACCAGCGAGGATTCGTCATGGATGCCAGAAGATTGATGGAAGTGCGGTCTAATTCCCTCGAAGCGGTGTTAAATGTCGTAGTAGATGGAGACATAAGTACGCCTCTCGGCAAAAATAAGCCTCTTGACTTCCGCGGTAGTCAGGCGGGATTACGGGCCGGGATCGAATTTACGGCTCCGTTGTCATTAGTACAGGAGCGAAATGCCTATCGTGAATCTCAGATCGAATATCAGAGACAGCGTCGTACCTTTATGGAAGCGCAAGACGATGTGACATTTGATATTCGTCAGAGCTGGCGACAGCTGAATGTGCTTCGTCAAAACTTCGAAACATCACGGGTTCAGATTCGACTGGCGGCACTGCAGTACGACAGTGCAGTCGAAGCCACTTCAGACCCGGCCCAGGCTGGTCGAAACCAGGGGTTAAATCTGTTAAATGCGTTATCATCAGTATTGGAAGCACAAAACAGTTTAATCAGCAACTGGGTAAATTATGAACAAAACCGACTTAACATCTATCGAGATATGGGTATCATGGAGATAGATGAAAATGGTATTTGGAAAGACGATTTCTATCAACACCGCGCGGGAAGAATCAGGCCTACCAATGAGCACCGCCAATCCACCCCAGGAACAACAGAAACAAGAGTCACTGCAGCAGAAGACATCCAACCAGTCGTCTTCCGACCTGCAGCAGAACTCAACGCACTCACCGAAACAGAAGAGCCAGCGCAAACGCCTCAATAA
- a CDS encoding ABC transporter ATP-binding protein — MKLAAQVIDLTKFYDLGSVVVKALRGVSTDFPEGDFVAIMGSSGSGKSTMLNLLGALDRPTSGQYILGGRDVSTLDDDELSEMRNDMIGFIFQSFNLITQYTVLENIEVPLLYRSGYPAIGRIEREWCMELARMVGLGDRMDHRPFQLSGGQQQRVSIARALVNDPQIILADEPTGNLDSATEAEIMDILHKLNAEGRTIIMVTHEPAIAKQTKRQIMMKDGLIESETILQQALPAS; from the coding sequence ATGAAGCTTGCTGCTCAAGTGATCGACCTCACCAAGTTCTATGATCTGGGGTCGGTTGTGGTCAAAGCGTTGCGGGGAGTGTCTACGGACTTCCCAGAAGGGGATTTTGTAGCCATTATGGGCTCCTCCGGTAGTGGTAAAAGTACCATGCTGAACCTGCTGGGTGCTCTGGACCGTCCGACCAGTGGCCAGTACATCCTCGGCGGCCGCGATGTCTCTACGCTGGATGACGATGAACTCTCAGAGATGCGGAACGACATGATCGGATTTATCTTTCAGTCGTTCAATCTGATCACACAATATACAGTACTCGAAAACATTGAAGTCCCCCTGCTCTACCGGTCTGGTTACCCGGCGATTGGACGCATCGAGCGGGAATGGTGTATGGAACTGGCACGCATGGTCGGGCTGGGTGATCGCATGGATCACCGCCCCTTTCAGTTGTCCGGGGGACAGCAGCAGCGTGTGTCCATTGCCCGCGCGTTAGTCAATGACCCTCAAATTATTCTGGCAGACGAACCAACCGGAAACCTGGATTCCGCCACCGAAGCAGAAATCATGGATATCCTCCATAAATTGAATGCGGAGGGGCGTACCATTATCATGGTGACCCACGAACCGGCTATCGCCAAACAGACCAAACGTCAGATCATGATGAAAGATGGTCTCATTGAGAGTGAAACCATCCTGCAACAGGCCCTCCCTGCCTCTTAA